The DNA window GGCTCCTCCTCGGGgaggggagcacagagagggggTGAGTGCACCGAGCCGggccccctctcccagcctcctcccatGTTGCAGGGTAGGGGCTTCTGATGAGCCCTTTTTTGAGCTCCCCACACCCCTCTGCCTTCTCATTCTTGGTCCTCAGGGTCTCGGGCCTGACTCCTCCCATTTTCCCTCCGGGTCTTCCTTATTCTGTCTTGCAGCCCAACAGATGCCCCAGAGCACAGccccctggggggtggggaggacggCAGCCAGGGGAGGGCCTGTGTCCACAGAGCCCCCCCATAATGCCCCCCACAGCCTGCCTGTACCCCCCCAGGCCTTGGCCCATCTCCCTTCCAGCGCCCCAAGGGCCCCTCAAACTTGTCTTTGCTTCAAGAGTCTCCGATCTGAAAATTCTTAGCTGCCCTGCACCTTCAGGGGCACCCAGTTTACCTCTTTTAATGCAGCTGTTTAAACAGTTATCGAGTTTTCTCGACATTACTGGTTTTCTAAGTGTTATTTTTacaggaggggaaactgaggcccagagaaggggtaTAACTTGCCCAGAGTCCCAGAGCTAATTAGTGACCGTGTCGGGAGTACAgtccaggtctcctgactccctgCGCCGTGCACGGTGGTGCCCTGAGCGGTCACCGAGTGGCCCGGATACAAACAGCCCGCGCCTCCGGtccagaccccccccccgcccgtttCCCCGAATTAAACCCAGCGACCCTATCCCACACCCCAACCTTTGCTCTTGAGGGGACAGCCGAGGCCAGGGCTCAGGGACCTCATCCTTGACCCGTGGTGACCCAGGTGGCCCTGTGACGTGAGGCAGACGTTTCTCTGAGCGGACCCACACCGGCAGCTCCCTCCGACCCCCTTCCCGGCTTTCCGGAGACACAGGGGCCCACGGGATCCTGCTTCCCAGCCTGGAATGGAACAGACTGGGGTGCTTTCCTCTGAGGGGTTCAGTCTTTTATTAAAGGACAGGAGCAGGGTGTGGCCAGGACCAAGGGGTGGAGGTCACTGCTGGACCGGTGTCGTGGGAGCACACGCTTGCCTGGACAAACACTCCTCTCCCAGGAGGCCAGCCTCAggtcccccccacctccaccctgtccCAAGTGCCCCTGCTCTCCCCTCGCCGTCCTGCTGGGCTGCCCCCGGCGACTCGGATGACACCaggcagggggtggaggtgggatgggAATAGCGTTTCCGGGGGGCGGCTGGCCCAGCTGGGTGGACAACAGGCCACAGACACATCCGATGTCTGACCTTCTCGCTTCTCCCTCCAACGGTCACCCGCGTGCAATCCTGCCTCTTGAGTCAGTTCTACAGGGGATTCAGTCTCGGGCCACTGATGCCCTttccccccagcacccccccccccgccgcccccaggaCTCCTGACGGCTTCGTCTTCCCCGAACACCATCTCCGGCTTATCACTGCGGTGCTTCCACTGAGAGGTGAGTTCCCGGGCCCAGGGGTAAACGTGTCAGCCTGCATTTCAGGGTCCCTTTTCCCAGTCATGATAGCCCACCCTTTATATCCAGTCTCCTCCTGCTGCGATCTTCAGCTTTTCCTCAGCTACTCCTCAGCTTCCCTCAGGTTCTCAGCATTCCTTAGCTACCCTCGGCTCCTCAGCTCAGCTACTCCTCAGCTCAGCTACTCCTCCTCAGCTCAGCTACTCCTCGGCTTCCCCTCAGCTTCGCCTCGGCTCAGCTACTCCTCCTGATCTCAGCTACTCTTCAGCTTCCTCTCAGCTCAGCTTCCTTTCAGCTCAGCTACTCCTCAGCTCAGCTACTCCTCCTCAGCTCAGCTACTCCTCAGGTTCCGCTCAGCTTCACCTCAGCTCAGCTACTCCTCCTCAGCTCAGCTACTCTTCAGCTTCCTCTCAGCTCAGCTTCCCCTCAGCTCAGCTACTCCTCAGCTCAGCTACTCCTCCTCAGCTCAGCTACTCCTCAGCTTCCCTCAGGTTCTCAGCATTCCTTAGCTACCCTCAGCTCCTCAGCTCAGCTACTCCTCAGCTTCCCCTCAGCTTCGCCTCAGCTCAGCTACTCCTCCTCAGCTCAGCTACTCTTCAGCTTCCTCCCAGCTCAGCTTCCCCTCAGCTCAGCTACTCCTCAGCTTAGATACTCCTCCTCAGCTCAGCTACTCTTCAGCTATTCCTCAGCTTTCCTCAGCTTCCCCTCAGCATTCCTTAGCTACCCTCAGCTACTCAGCTTCCCCTCAGCTCAGCTACTCCTCCTCATCTCAGCTACTCCTCAGCTTCTCAGCTCAGCTTCTCTTCAGCTACTCCTCAGCTTCTCCTCAGCTCAGCTTCCCCTCAGCTTCTGTCAGCTTCGCCTCAGCTCAGCTGCTCCTCAGCTACTCCTCAGCTCAGCTTCCCCTTAGCTCAGCTACTCCTCAGCATTCCTTAGCTACCCTCGGCTCCTCAGCTCAGCTACTCCTCCTCAGCTCAGCTACTCCTCAGCTTCCCTTCAGCTTCGCCTCGGCTCAGCTACTCCTCCTCATCTCAGCTACTCTTCAGCTATTCCTCAGCTTTCCTCAGCTTCTGCTCAGCTATTCCTTAGCTGCCCTCAGCTGCTCCTCAGCTTCTCCTCAGCTCAGCTACTCCTCAGCTTCCCCTCAGCATTCCTTAGCTACCCTCAGCTACTCAGCTTCCCCTCAGCTCAGCTACTCCTCCTCATCTCAGCTACTCCTCAGCTTCCCTCAGCTCTTCAGCTCAGCTACTCCTCAGCTTCCCCTCAGCTTCTCCTCAGCTCAGCTACTCCTCCTCATCTCAACTACTCTTCAGCTTCCCCTCAGCTCAGCTACTCCTCAGCTCAGCTACTCCTCCTCAGCTCAGCTACTCCTCAGCTTCCCCTCAGGTTCCGCTCAGCTTCGCCTCAGCTCAGCTACTCCTCCTCATCTCAGCTACTCTTcaccttcctctcagctcagctTCCCCCAGCTCCTCAGCTCAGCTACTCTTCAGCTATTCCTCAGCTTTCCTCAGCTTCTGCTCAGCTATTCCTTAGCTGCCCTCAGCTGCTCCTCAGATACTCCTCAGCTCAGCTACTCCTCAGCTTCCCCTCAGCTTCCCCTCAGCATTCCTTAGCTACCCTCAGCTACTCAGCTTCCCCTCAGCTCAGCTACTCCTCCTCATCTCAGCTACTCCTCAGCTTCTCAGCTCAGCTTCTCTTCAGCTACTCCTCAGCTCAGCTTCCCCTCAGCTTCTGTCAGCTTCGCCTCAGCTCAGCTGCTCCTCAGCTACTCCTCAGCTCAGCTTCCCCTTAGCTCAGCTACTCCTCAGCATTCCTTAGCTACCCTCGGCTCCTCAGCTCAGCTACTCCTCCTCAGCTCAGCTACTCCTCAGCTTCCCTTCAGCTTCGCCTCGGCTCAGCTACTCCTCCTCATCTCAGCTACTCTTCAGCTATTCCTCAGCTTTCCTCAGCTTCTGCTCAGCTATTCCTTAGCTGCCCTCAGCTGCTCCTCAGCTTCTCCTCAGCTCAGCTACTCCTCAGCTTCCCCTCAGCATTCCTTAGCTACCCTCAGCTACTCAGCTTCCCCTCAGCTCAGCTACTCCTCCTCATCTCAGCTACTCCTCAGCTTCCCTCAGCTCTTCAGCTCAGCTACTCCTCAGCTTCCCCTCAGCTTCTCCTCAGCTCAGCTACTCCTCCTCATCTCAACTACTCTTCAGCTTCCCCTCAGCTCAGCTACTCCTCAGCTCAGCTACTCCTCCTCAGCTCAGCTACTCCTCAGCTCAGATACTCCTCCTCAGCTCAGCTACTCCTCAGGTTCCGCTCAGCTTCACCTCAGCTCAGCTACTCCTCCTCAGCTCAGCTACTCTTCAGCTTCCTCTCAGCTCAGCTTCCCCTCAGCTCAGCTACTCCTCAGCTCAGCTACTCCTCCTCAGCTCAGCTACTCCTCAGCTTCCCTCAGCTCTTCAGCTCAGCTACTCCTCAGCTTCCCCTCACTTCCCTTCAGCTTCTCTTCAGCTATTCCTTAGCTACTCTCAGCTTTTGCTCAGCTACTCCTCAGCTCAGCTGCTCCTTAGCTTCCCCTTCAGCTTCCCCTCAGCTACTCCTCAGTTTCTTCTCGGCTCCCCCTCAGCTTCTCCACAATTCCCCTTCAGCTCCCCCTCAGCTCAAATGCCCTACCTCCTGACGTGACTTCCAAGTCTAcgtagagcagtggttctcaaagtgtggcccccATACCAGCAGCATCGGCATGACccgggaacttgctagaaatgcaagtTTTTGGTCTCTACCCCACACCTATCGAGGCCGAAACTCCGGGAGCGGGGCCCAGCCGCCTGCGTTTCCACAAGGTCTGCAGGCGACTCTGATGGACACGCCAGTTTGACAAGTGCTGGCTCACTCGTTCTCTGTCGTTCTCTGGGCCTTACTCAGCCCCCAGCTTTCCGATCACCGAACCCTCCCGCCCTCTGCTCCGAGAGACGGTCGGGTTCCGTTTGAGGCACACCTGGTGCGGTTGCCTCAGGGACACCGTGTCCGGAGGACGGGAACCAGGTCTTCGAACTCCCGCCCCGCCTGTGCTGGGTCAGTGCTCTGTACCCAGCGTGCACCCGGTGAACCCCGCCAGTGGCTCCCGGGTCACCGTGCCCCAGGACAAACTCCGCTTTCCCACGGGCCCCTGTACCCTAGCTCGAGCGAACTCACTTTCTAGATCTCTCCTGGCCCTTCTTCTTCCCCAGAGcgtccctcttcctctcctgccgCTGCAGTGCTATTTATGAGATCTCGTCCTGCTGTCAGAAAATAGCCGtccctgctcctccttccccGGGCCCTGTCTCCCTGCACGTGGGGGCAAGGTCACTCACACCCGGCCGAGCCACCCCCGCAGCCTTCCGCCCTCCTGCTCCGGTCACAGTGGTGGGGTCGGGGCGGGGCGGGCACCCTCGGCCCGGCCCACCTCCGTCCGCCCGGCGTTCTCTCCTCGGGGTCAGCTCGGGCCACCGTGTCCAGCGAGACAGGTGGGCCGCAGCACGGGGGGGCTGGccggggaggtgagtggggactAAAACCCAGCCCGCACTCTGCTCCCCAAGCCGTGCCCTCTGGTTCGGGACGGCATCGGTTCCGGAGGGAAAGGGCGCCTTTCCAGAATTCGCACAGAGATGCCCTAGGGCCGAGCAGCGGCCCCGGGCGGGCCCGCCACCTGCGTCTGTCCGTCTGCCTCCCCGCCGGCGTCCATCCGTCTGCTCCCGTCTCCCCATCTGGCCCCGCATAGACCCATCCttctgcccatccatccacccgtgAACGGACGTGAGGGCCGAACACAGGCTGGCACGTTACCCGTCCCCACCGTCCGTCCTCCCGAAACCAGGCCCCGCGCCGTCCGCTGGATTCTGGGCTTGCCATTCTGAGGGGGCTCTCCGGCCTCAGCGCGTCCCCCGGGGGGGCCTTGCCTGCCTCCTCCTCCGCCCGCGCCATCCAGCTCCCAGGTACCGGTGTCTGGCCCTGCCACAGGGGTCTGGAGGAAAACTGGTCACACCTTGGACTCGCTCTCCGGGGGCGGTAGGCAGCCGTTCTGCTCCTTGTCCGCGCCGGCCCCTCCGCCCGCgccctccccggccccctcctcctccaccttctcatCCAGCCGGCTGGGGACGGACCAGTAAAGATGGGCGTCTAGGCGGGCGGCGGCCTCGGCCAGCTCCCGGGCGCTGCACGAGGGTGTGGGCACCTCGAAGGTCTGGTGGAAGCTGGCATAGTCCACCTCGTAGAAGCCGTCCTCCAGCGTGAGCACCGACGTGAACCGGTGGCCCCACAGCACCTCGTCCACCAGGTAGGAGCTCCGAGCTTGGCAGGTCATTCCTGCGGGGAGGGACGCGGGTCgtggccggggcgggggaggggcggggatcCCAGCCCCAGgcttccctctcctgcctctcatTCCATACCCGCCCAGCTCCCCCCTCTCCTGCATCCGCCCTCGCTCTCTGGACCCCCAGCCCacgctctcccctcctccctgtggGAGGTGCCCCATCAGAGAAGCTTAACCTTGACACTGACCTTGGGGACCATCTATCCAACCTCCCTCTGCACACAGGCCGTCCCACTGGAGCCCGACGACGGGGCATCGAGCTTCTCCTTCCCACTACCCGGGATGGGGCGCTCAGCGCCTCACAAGCGTTGCCGCCCCGAACAGGTTGTTTGTTTCTAATAAGAGCTAAACTCTGCCGCTGGCCATTTCACACCCCTTCAAGTATCTGAAAACAGGAGCCTCGGGGCCCATCACGTCTTTTCTTCAGGCTGCACGTCCCTggctccctccatccttcctcatGCGACCTGGCTCCCCCCGATTTTGCCGTCTTGATGGCAAACCTGAATGGCCGAGGGGACCCCTTTTGGCACTTTGAGCGTGATACGTGTCCGGCTGTGGCCCGCGCCACGCATGGAGAGGGCTCACCACCTCTCTCCCGGCCATGAGGCTGTCGCTAATAGGGCCCAAGACTGCGTTACATAAGCGTTTTTGGAAGCTGGATCACACTGCTGCAACATTAAGCCTGTGGCCAACTGAAACCCCCGGTTTTTTTTCGCCCCAGCTCTTCAATGCGGTGCTTacataagtgatttttttaaagcctaaatgtagaattttatatttattccttttaaatgtCATCTCGTTGGGCTTTGGCTCATTTTACTTGGCTTTTCAAAAGCGTTTTGAATCCTGACTCTCTCACCCAAAATATTACCGTcctctccagctctgtctctctagaAACGTCGGACGAGCTCCCCTCCCGATCTCCTCCACGCCACCCTCCCCAGTCCTGCTCGCCCTGGGGCTGTGTCCCGTCTTCCCTGATGGGTTGGCACACCCACCAGGGCAGGCGACCCTCCCCTAGGGTctctcccccagctcctgtcCACCTCAGAACAAGGGGGAACGGGAGACGGAACGTTAGCTAGCCAGGGACCGGCTCTCCACATTGCAAGCACTGCCCTGAGACACCTTGGGGACACTGGCATTCTGACTCCTCTGGCGAAGGCTGGAATAGGAAGtgtccagtgggggaggggaagaagaggcagaagggaCCCTGGGGGGAGAGCggctgtgagggagggagggcgcaGCAGGGACCCCTCTCCTTAGGGCTGTTGCTCAGGGCCCGGCAGGCGAGTGACAAGTGGCTGGACAGCAAGGAACGGGAcggggtgaggaggggaaggggcaagggCTAGGGCAAGcatggcgggggggtggggggggcggtgaggaagCCATGGGGGGCacggggggggcggaggggggtgcAACAGAGGCTTGGCAGGAAGGGCCAGGAAAGGGGTTTGAGGGCACCAGCCTGGGAAGCCGGCAGAGGCCGCCGCGCAGGCCATACCCCGCAGCCTTCTGCGGTTTCGTACCCTCCTCCGGCTTCCAGATCTGAGGCCTGGAAGGACCTCATCTGCGCCCCTGCGCTGGCCTCTTCCTACCTGCTCCCAAACCCTTCACTATGTAGGCCTGAGTCGAAGGTCCGGACATCACCCAGGCAGGGGGTGTTGACAGCTCCTTCTGGAAAGGGGCTAGCAATGCTAAGATCATCTAGTTCCTTGGTCAGTGGAAGTCGGGAGTCCTCGGATGGctggggaagctgaggcagaAGTGAGCCCAGCTGTCAGCCTGTTCCTAAGCTCCAGCCCAGGAGTAGCTCAAGCCACGGAAGGCCCTCGCCACCAAGTTCAGGGGCCCAGACCCTCTCAGCGATGGAGAAAGCCCTGAAGGTACCCCATCTTCCACCTTCCAACTCTGGACCACCAAACCCCGGAGCCGGGCTACCCCTGCCCTATCCGCTTATTACACCCGCGACTATGGACACCCGTCTCAACCTCTCCTCGCCGCGCAATGTCCCGTCTGAGAAATGGGCACGGTAAGGGGAACGGGCCCTCCCGGGGTCGGGAGCGTCGCCGGGACCAGAGGCCCTCGCCGGGCCACGCAGCAAGTGTGAGCTCCGCGaccgtgcccccacccccaccccgatcCCGGTGACCCCGACCTCGCggcccccccccggggggggttGTCGGCCCTCCGTCCGGCccgcccccgcaccccccccccgtccctccccgccccccccccgcgcccGCGCACCGGTGGCCTCCACCATGCCCTCGAGGATGACGACGATCTCGAAGTCGTCCCTCTCCAGGGCGCGGCGCGACGCCTCCCAGAAGGGGCTGGCGGCGTCGATCTCGTGGCTGATGACGAGCGGCGACACGAGGAAGAGGCGGTCGTCGCCCGTGTCGAAGCCCACGCTCAGGTCGGTCTGGTGCAGCGGGATGAACTCGCCCTCCAGCGTCTGGCGCGAGCGGATGAGCTTGGCGCGGATGGAGGCCTCGACGATGTGCGACGAGCGCAGGTCGCCCACGCGGAACATGAGGCACAGGCGCCCGTCGCGCAGCGACACCACGGCGTGCGACGAGAAGACGAGCGTGGCGGCGCGCTTGTTGGGCTGCGAGATCTTGACGAACATGCAGCCCACCATGAAGGCGTTCACCATGGAGCCCAGGATggcctgcagcagcagcagcgcgATGCCCTCGGGGCACTGGTCGGTGATGACGCGGTGCCCGTAGCCGATGGTGGTCTCCGTCTCGATGGAGAACAGGAAGGCGGCCACGAAGCCGTTGAGGTTGTTGACGCACGGCGTCCACGCCGCGTCGCCCAGGTGCTCCAGGTCGCCGCGGCCGTAGGCCACCAGCCACCAGATGGCGCCGAAGAAGAGCCAGGTGAGCGCGTAGGCGAGCACGAAGAAGAGCAGGCTCAGGCGCCACTGCAGGTCGGCCAGCGTGGTGAACAGGTCGGTCAGGTAGCGGCCCGGCTCGCGCACGTTGCCCTGCTGCACGTTGCACCTGCCGTCCTTCTCCACGTAGCGCTGGCGGCCGCGGCGGCGCGGCGGCTCGGGGCCCGGGGAGCGGGGGGCGCCGGCCCGCGCCATGGCGGCG is part of the Felis catus isolate Fca126 chromosome F1, F.catus_Fca126_mat1.0, whole genome shotgun sequence genome and encodes:
- the KCNJ9 gene encoding G protein-activated inward rectifier potassium channel 3 is translated as MARAGAPRSPGPEPPRRRGRQRYVEKDGRCNVQQGNVREPGRYLTDLFTTLADLQWRLSLLFFVLAYALTWLFFGAIWWLVAYGRGDLEHLGDAAWTPCVNNLNGFVAAFLFSIETETTIGYGHRVITDQCPEGIALLLLQAILGSMVNAFMVGCMFVKISQPNKRAATLVFSSHAVVSLRDGRLCLMFRVGDLRSSHIVEASIRAKLIRSRQTLEGEFIPLHQTDLSVGFDTGDDRLFLVSPLVISHEIDAASPFWEASRRALERDDFEIVVILEGMVEATGMTCQARSSYLVDEVLWGHRFTSVLTLEDGFYEVDYASFHQTFEVPTPSCSARELAEAAARLDAHLYWSVPSRLDEKVEEEGAGEGAGGGAGADKEQNGCLPPPESESKV